One region of Rhodocaloribacter litoris genomic DNA includes:
- a CDS encoding lipopolysaccharide biosynthesis protein, producing MAAATGFFDRIKQLASETAVYGIASIVGRMIGYLLFPIYSHVFLPDQYGVISIVYTAFVFLNVVYQHGMESAYLKYAADSPDAAARHATFSTAVVSLLGTSVLLSVLMVGLRAPVGAVIGLEPSWHHLLYYAAAILLLDTLAVVPLAELRLQNRAGRFAAVRLVAALVNVGMNVVLLFVVKMGVEAVFLANVISSALALVLLLPTLAASFRPSFDGGLWRQMLHFALPFVPGGLGYAVTERINIFFLEGLSPERVLALYGRAMTPEVQAALAGASGSAYGDYVVGVFNGCLKLAVFMMLVTQMFRYAWQPFFLQHARDADARPLFARVFTLYTAAGLFVVLAVSFYAQELVALPLPGGRHLVSERYWMGLFIVPPALLGYLFQGWYYNFSAGAYIEKKTKYFVHCTLAGSALALVLNATLVPRYGMLAAAWATTLAYALMALLLYGLVRRFYPVPYAWRPVLGMGGLAAALFFLWDAVPALQQWWGEGLLLGAYLFGLLGLRIVSPAALKRVVSGFRAGA from the coding sequence ATGGCGGCCGCAACGGGTTTTTTCGACCGCATCAAACAGCTGGCCTCGGAGACGGCGGTCTACGGGATCGCGTCCATTGTGGGCCGGATGATCGGGTACCTGCTCTTCCCGATCTACTCGCACGTCTTTCTGCCGGACCAGTACGGCGTCATTTCCATCGTGTACACGGCGTTCGTCTTTCTCAACGTGGTGTACCAGCACGGGATGGAGTCGGCTTATCTGAAGTACGCGGCGGACAGCCCGGATGCCGCGGCCCGGCATGCGACGTTCAGCACGGCGGTCGTTTCGTTGCTGGGCACCTCGGTGTTGCTCTCGGTGCTGATGGTGGGGTTGCGGGCGCCGGTGGGGGCCGTGATCGGGCTGGAGCCGTCATGGCATCATCTGCTCTACTATGCGGCGGCCATCCTCCTGCTCGACACGCTGGCCGTGGTGCCGCTGGCGGAGCTGCGGTTGCAGAACCGGGCGGGGCGTTTCGCGGCCGTCCGGCTGGTCGCCGCGCTGGTCAACGTGGGCATGAATGTGGTGCTCCTGTTCGTCGTGAAGATGGGCGTCGAGGCGGTCTTTCTGGCGAACGTGATCTCCTCGGCGTTGGCGCTGGTGCTGCTCTTGCCCACGCTGGCGGCTTCTTTCCGGCCGTCGTTCGACGGTGGTCTGTGGCGGCAGATGCTCCACTTTGCCCTGCCCTTCGTACCGGGTGGACTGGGGTATGCCGTCACCGAGCGGATCAATATCTTTTTTCTCGAAGGCCTCTCGCCCGAGCGGGTGCTGGCGCTCTACGGCCGGGCCATGACGCCGGAGGTGCAGGCCGCCCTCGCCGGCGCCTCCGGCTCGGCCTACGGCGACTACGTGGTGGGGGTCTTCAACGGCTGCCTGAAGCTGGCCGTCTTCATGATGCTCGTCACCCAGATGTTTCGCTATGCCTGGCAGCCGTTCTTTCTGCAGCACGCCCGCGACGCCGACGCCCGCCCCCTCTTTGCCCGGGTGTTCACCCTCTACACGGCGGCGGGCCTGTTCGTGGTGCTGGCCGTCTCATTCTACGCGCAGGAGCTGGTGGCCTTGCCGCTGCCGGGGGGGCGGCACCTGGTGAGCGAGCGTTACTGGATGGGCCTGTTCATCGTGCCGCCGGCCCTGCTCGGCTACCTCTTCCAGGGCTGGTACTACAACTTTTCGGCGGGGGCCTATATCGAGAAGAAGACGAAGTACTTCGTTCATTGCACGCTGGCCGGGAGTGCGCTGGCGCTGGTCCTGAACGCGACCCTGGTGCCGCGGTACGGCATGCTTGCCGCCGCCTGGGCCACGACGCTCGCCTATGCCCTGATGGCGCTGCTGCTCTACGGGCTCGTGCGGCGTTTCTATCCGGTACCCTACGCCTGGCGCCCGGTGCTCGGGATGGGCGGGCTGGCGGCGGCGTTGTTCTTCCTGTGGGACGCCGTGCCGGCGCTCCAGCAGTGGTGGGGGGAGGGGCTGCTGCTCGGAGCCTACCTCTTCGGGCTGCTCGGGCTGCGCATCGTCTCGCCGGCCGCCTTGAAACGGGTCGTCTCCGGCTTTCGTGCGGGGGCCTGA
- a CDS encoding metal-dependent hydrolase produces the protein MATYRGHIAGASVFYGLYLGLLVFVFMVDAAYARFSTLELVAYPLALFGLCLMFGLWPDVDTNSVGQNLFYTIFFLADVVLIATKNFEEAAYLGLFAILPVLGKHRGWTHTWWAMLLIPSPLLLLPYLFFPERPLSGLPFYGAAVVGYFSHLFMDGLIIPFKRRRRVAR, from the coding sequence GTGGCAACCTATCGCGGACATATTGCCGGGGCTTCCGTCTTCTACGGGCTGTACCTGGGCCTGCTCGTGTTCGTTTTCATGGTGGATGCAGCCTATGCCCGCTTCTCCACCCTCGAACTGGTGGCCTACCCGCTGGCACTCTTCGGGCTGTGCCTCATGTTCGGCCTCTGGCCCGACGTAGACACGAACTCGGTCGGGCAGAACCTCTTCTACACCATTTTCTTCCTGGCCGACGTGGTGCTGATTGCCACGAAAAACTTTGAGGAGGCGGCCTACCTGGGGCTCTTCGCCATTTTGCCCGTGCTGGGCAAGCATCGGGGCTGGACGCACACGTGGTGGGCTATGTTGCTGATTCCGTCACCGCTCCTGTTGCTGCCCTATCTCTTCTTCCCGGAGCGGCCGCTCTCGGGGTTGCCCTTCTACGGAGCGGCCGTCGTCGGGTACTTCAGCCACTTGTTCATGGACGGGCTCATCATCCCCTTCAAACGCCGCCGCCGGGTGGCCCGGTAG